In the genome of Granulibacter bethesdensis CGDNIH1, one region contains:
- the ruvB gene encoding Holliday junction branch migration DNA helicase RuvB, whose amino-acid sequence MPEHDPHQENRTVSSVRLEDDAAEASLRPQSLAEFIGQRASRENLSIFIQAAKARGEAMDHVLLHGPPGLGKTTLAQIVSRELGVGFRATSGPVIQRAGDLAAILTNLQPRDVLFIDEIHRLQPAIEEVLYPAMEDFQLDLIIGEGPAARSVRIDLAPFTLVAATTRAGLLATPLRDRFGIPLRLIFYTASELELIVSRGAEKLGFDLSREGAAEIARRSRGTPRIAGRLLRRVRDFAMVQGVSPVDRSTADAALQRLEVDSLGLDAMDRRYLHRIAVHHAGGPVGVETLAAALAEARDTLEDVIEPYLIQEGLILRTSRGRMLGEAGWRHLGLVPPPSAAGGQPDMLTLLHRDGSADE is encoded by the coding sequence ATGCCTGAACACGATCCTCATCAGGAGAACCGGACCGTCAGCAGTGTCCGGTTGGAGGATGATGCGGCGGAAGCCTCCCTGCGGCCGCAGTCCCTGGCTGAATTTATCGGCCAGCGGGCCAGCCGGGAAAATCTCTCCATTTTCATTCAGGCCGCAAAAGCGCGTGGAGAAGCGATGGACCATGTCCTGCTGCATGGCCCGCCGGGACTGGGCAAGACCACGCTGGCGCAGATTGTCTCGCGGGAGTTGGGGGTCGGGTTTCGCGCTACCTCCGGACCTGTGATCCAGCGGGCAGGGGATCTCGCGGCGATTCTGACCAATCTTCAGCCGAGAGACGTTCTGTTCATTGATGAAATTCATCGCCTTCAACCCGCGATCGAGGAAGTGCTCTATCCGGCCATGGAGGATTTTCAGCTCGATCTGATCATCGGTGAGGGACCGGCGGCGCGCTCGGTGCGGATTGATCTGGCGCCTTTTACGCTGGTGGCGGCGACGACGCGGGCCGGGCTGCTGGCGACACCGTTGCGGGATCGGTTCGGCATCCCGCTGCGCCTGATTTTCTATACGGCCTCCGAGCTGGAACTGATCGTGTCGCGAGGTGCAGAAAAGCTTGGTTTTGATCTGAGCCGGGAAGGGGCTGCGGAAATTGCCCGGCGCTCCCGCGGGACACCACGTATTGCGGGACGATTGCTGCGCCGGGTGCGGGATTTCGCGATGGTTCAGGGTGTCTCCCCTGTCGACCGCTCCACCGCCGATGCGGCCCTTCAGCGGCTGGAGGTGGATTCGCTGGGGCTGGACGCGATGGACCGGCGCTATCTGCACCGGATCGCGGTGCATCATGCCGGTGGGCCGGTCGGGGTCGAGACATTGGCGGCGGCTCTGGCCGAGGCGCGCGATACGCTGGAAGATGTTATCGAACCTTATCTGATCCAGGAAGGGCTGATTCTGCGCACCAGCCGTGGACGCATGCTGGGTGAAGCGGGCTGGCGGCATCTTGGGCTGGTGCCTCCCCCATCGGCAGCGGGTGGCCAGCCGGATATGCTGACCCTGTTGCATCGCGATGGCAGTGCAGATGAATAA
- the ybgC gene encoding tol-pal system-associated acyl-CoA thioesterase, whose product MIMEGRHHYPVRIYYEDTDAGGIVYHANYLRFAERARTEMLRDCGVPHAELTDDHGLMFVVRRVRIDYRRPALLDDLLTVVTRVESMGAASAELEQRVEGPEGELRALLRIGLACVKIDDQKPARVPDRWKEALDELSRSGTSPVPTLGEQ is encoded by the coding sequence ATGATCATGGAAGGCCGCCATCACTATCCTGTCCGCATCTATTATGAGGACACGGATGCCGGTGGCATCGTCTATCACGCCAATTATCTTCGCTTTGCGGAACGGGCGCGGACCGAAATGCTGCGGGATTGCGGCGTGCCCCATGCGGAATTGACGGACGATCACGGCCTGATGTTTGTGGTGCGTCGCGTGAGGATCGATTATCGCAGACCTGCGCTTCTCGACGATCTTCTGACGGTGGTAACGCGCGTCGAATCGATGGGTGCGGCGTCGGCTGAGTTGGAACAAAGGGTGGAAGGGCCGGAGGGCGAATTGCGGGCCTTGCTGCGTATCGGGTTGGCCTGCGTAAAAATTGATGACCAGAAACCGGCCCGCGTGCCGGATCGCTGGAAAGAGGCATTGGATGAATTGTCGAGATCGGGTACCAGCCCGGTTCCGACCTTGGGAGAGCAATAG
- the tolQ gene encoding protein TolQ produces the protein MDRAVEATNLAGNAAAGGDLSLLGLFLQADAIVKIVMLLLLFASIWVWAVAIDKYVSLRRANRAADAFEDRFWSGGSLDELYETEGAKPTNPIAAVFGAAMGEWRRTARIAGTDFSRSGVRERTDRAMGVTIGREMDRLERWMVFLASVGSTAPFIGLFGTVWGIMNSFSSIAAMHNTNLSVVAPGIAEALFATAMGLVAAIPAVLIYNKLSTDMARFAARLEAFAAEFGAILSRQSEERP, from the coding sequence GTGGACCGCGCTGTGGAAGCGACCAATCTGGCAGGTAACGCCGCCGCTGGCGGCGACCTGTCCTTGCTCGGCTTGTTCCTGCAAGCTGATGCCATCGTGAAGATCGTGATGCTGCTGCTTTTGTTTGCCAGCATCTGGGTCTGGGCCGTGGCAATCGACAAATATGTCAGCCTGCGCCGGGCCAATAGGGCCGCCGATGCGTTCGAGGACCGTTTCTGGTCTGGCGGCAGTCTGGACGAGCTTTATGAAACCGAAGGCGCCAAGCCGACCAATCCAATCGCCGCCGTGTTCGGTGCCGCCATGGGTGAATGGCGACGGACGGCACGGATTGCCGGGACCGATTTCAGCCGCTCCGGTGTGAGGGAGCGTACCGATCGCGCCATGGGTGTGACCATCGGGCGGGAAATGGACCGGCTGGAACGCTGGATGGTGTTTCTGGCTTCCGTCGGCTCTACAGCGCCGTTTATCGGCCTGTTCGGGACGGTGTGGGGCATCATGAACTCCTTCTCCTCCATTGCCGCCATGCACAACACCAATCTTTCCGTGGTGGCGCCGGGCATTGCCGAAGCTCTGTTTGCAACTGCAATGGGGCTGGTTGCCGCTATTCCTGCGGTGCTGATCTACAACAAGCTGAGCACCGACATGGCGCGTTTCGCAGCAAGGCTGGAAGCGTTTGCGGCGGAATTCGGCGCGATTCTCTCCCGTCAATCCGAAGAGCGCCCGTGA
- the tolR gene encoding protein TolR, with translation MAMSVGGGNGRGKGRYRPMAEINVTPLVDVMLVLLIVFMVTAPMLTSGVNVDLPKTNAAPVNQDNTPLTVSIKPDGSVYFQNDQVQLPELVAKLQAVAQDNKDRRIFVRGDKDVNYGTVMQVMGTITQGGFTKVALLAEQPGPAVAGSDAKTAPAASSAKPGKR, from the coding sequence ATGGCGATGTCAGTAGGCGGCGGTAACGGACGCGGAAAAGGGCGTTACCGCCCCATGGCCGAAATCAACGTGACGCCGCTGGTTGACGTCATGCTGGTGCTGCTGATCGTGTTCATGGTGACGGCACCGATGCTGACTTCCGGCGTCAATGTCGATCTGCCCAAGACCAATGCCGCACCGGTCAATCAGGACAACACCCCGCTGACCGTGTCGATCAAGCCGGATGGCAGCGTCTATTTCCAGAACGATCAGGTGCAGCTTCCCGAGTTGGTCGCCAAGCTGCAGGCCGTGGCGCAGGACAACAAGGATCGCCGCATTTTCGTGCGTGGCGACAAGGATGTGAACTACGGAACGGTGATGCAGGTGATGGGCACCATCACGCAGGGCGGTTTTACCAAGGTGGCGCTGCTGGCTGAACAGCCTGGCCCGGCAGTGGCTGGTTCGGACGCAAAAACTGCGCCTGCTGCCTCTTCTGCCAAACCCGGCAAGCGTTGA
- the tolB gene encoding Tol-Pal system beta propeller repeat protein TolB yields MTHEDRIPDRIAEQLMGLRRRDMLGFSAAALAAPLGFAGPAMAQQAAGQSAVIDVDRARTAPIPIAIPSFGGGSQLAQDMAGVIAADLERSGLFRIVAPGAYPQQSGDVPNFQSWGAIGAQALVTGNVSGSGGSVRVEFRLWDVLPQQQIQGTAYTTTSGNWRRISHIIADVIYERMLGEKGYFDTRIVYVSNTGPRTNRTKRLAVMDQDSANNRYLTDGSWMVLTPRFHPTRDEIVFMSYANNRPRVYTFNLATGGQRMLGEWPGMTFAPRFSPDGSSVVMSMTRGGGSDIYVVGLGGGGHRQLTNSGSIDTSPCFSPDGSQIVFNSDRGGDQQLYVMGADGSGVRRISFGSGRYATPVWSPRGDLIAFTRLGSSAWNIGVMKPDGSGERILAQGYDVEGPTFCPNGRVLMFWSASGGRQKLVSVDITGFNERPVPTPTDASDPAWSPLAG; encoded by the coding sequence ATGACGCATGAAGACCGTATCCCGGACCGCATAGCCGAGCAGCTTATGGGGCTGCGGCGGCGTGATATGCTGGGCTTTTCCGCTGCGGCGCTTGCCGCACCGCTGGGTTTTGCAGGTCCCGCTATGGCCCAGCAGGCCGCGGGCCAGTCTGCCGTCATTGATGTGGATCGCGCCCGGACTGCCCCGATCCCGATCGCCATTCCGTCTTTTGGAGGCGGTTCCCAGCTTGCGCAGGATATGGCCGGTGTCATCGCTGCCGATCTGGAACGCAGCGGACTGTTCCGCATCGTGGCACCCGGTGCCTATCCTCAGCAGAGTGGGGATGTGCCAAACTTCCAGAGCTGGGGAGCCATCGGTGCGCAGGCGCTGGTGACGGGCAATGTTTCCGGCAGTGGCGGCAGCGTGCGCGTTGAATTCCGTCTGTGGGACGTACTTCCGCAGCAGCAGATTCAGGGTACAGCTTACACCACGACATCCGGTAACTGGCGCAGGATCAGCCACATCATCGCTGATGTGATTTATGAGCGGATGCTGGGCGAAAAAGGCTATTTCGATACCCGGATCGTCTATGTCTCCAATACCGGGCCACGCACCAACCGCACGAAGCGGCTGGCGGTCATGGATCAGGACAGTGCGAATAACCGCTATCTGACCGATGGCAGCTGGATGGTTCTGACGCCACGTTTTCATCCTACGCGGGATGAGATCGTCTTCATGAGCTATGCCAATAACCGCCCGCGCGTTTACACGTTCAACCTTGCCACGGGCGGCCAGCGGATGCTGGGCGAGTGGCCGGGCATGACCTTTGCGCCGCGTTTCTCGCCTGATGGCTCCAGTGTGGTGATGTCGATGACACGGGGAGGCGGATCGGATATTTACGTGGTCGGCCTTGGTGGCGGTGGTCATCGTCAGCTTACAAATTCCGGCTCGATTGATACCAGCCCGTGTTTCAGCCCGGATGGCAGCCAGATCGTGTTCAACTCCGACCGGGGGGGCGATCAGCAACTTTATGTCATGGGGGCCGACGGCTCCGGTGTGCGGCGCATCAGCTTCGGCAGCGGACGTTATGCGACACCGGTCTGGTCTCCGCGCGGTGATCTGATCGCGTTTACCCGGCTTGGCTCTTCGGCCTGGAACATCGGTGTCATGAAACCCGATGGCTCAGGTGAACGTATTCTTGCGCAGGGATACGATGTCGAAGGGCCGACTTTCTGCCCCAATGGCCGTGTGCTGATGTTCTGGTCTGCTTCCGGCGGTCGGCAGAAGCTCGTTTCTGTCGATATTACTGGCTTTAATGAACGTCCTGTTCCAACACCGACCGATGCCAGTGATCCTGCCTGGTCGCCTTTGGCTGGATAA
- the pal gene encoding peptidoglycan-associated lipoprotein Pal — protein MNYKLFGAMAVVALLAACSGSDQSANQGGAGASTTATGVVPGSQEDLVQNVGDRVFYAFNQSSLSTDAQGTLDRQSAWLQKYPQVSVQVAGNCDDRGTEEYNLALGQRRANAARDFLVAKGVASSRITTISYGKDRPTAVGDDEQAWAQNRNAITSVH, from the coding sequence ATGAACTACAAGCTTTTCGGCGCGATGGCCGTTGTCGCCCTTCTGGCGGCGTGCTCCGGTAGCGATCAGTCTGCCAATCAGGGCGGTGCAGGTGCTTCCACCACTGCGACCGGTGTTGTTCCTGGCAGCCAGGAAGATCTGGTCCAGAACGTTGGTGACCGCGTATTCTATGCGTTCAACCAGTCTTCCCTGAGCACCGATGCCCAGGGGACTCTGGATCGCCAGTCTGCCTGGCTGCAGAAATACCCGCAGGTGAGCGTGCAGGTTGCCGGTAACTGCGATGATCGCGGCACCGAAGAATACAACCTCGCCCTTGGTCAGCGTCGTGCCAATGCCGCCCGTGACTTCCTGGTGGCTAAGGGCGTCGCCTCTTCCCGCATCACCACCATCAGCTACGGCAAGGATCGCCCGACCGCTGTTGGCGATGACGAACAGGCATGGGCGCAGAACCGTAACGCCATCACCTCGGTTCACTGA
- a CDS encoding tetratricopeptide repeat protein, giving the protein MKPMARPLLAAILVAGPAFLAAPDTASAQIESREGIALQNQILELRQQLQELGSQGRGNIVTTAPVQSQGNVNGDLLAQLLQRVQTLEEQVRTVQGRIDDLDNRMKTQSDELAKQMEDLKYQLGGANGSNAPLAAPRASGAQSAESRPVTAPPPQTVAPAPTPQLSLQAGYSALARRDYAAAEAAAQQILSNPRHPHAYDAQYLLAQALAGRRDWQQAALTYDTVYKRNKTGAHAAESLLGLANALGAINEKPAACATIAKLQKEFPSAATGTNVKAARLRYGCS; this is encoded by the coding sequence ATGAAGCCCATGGCTAGGCCGTTGCTGGCTGCGATCCTTGTGGCGGGACCAGCTTTTCTCGCTGCCCCTGATACTGCGTCTGCGCAGATAGAGAGCCGCGAAGGCATTGCCCTGCAAAACCAGATTCTGGAGCTTCGACAGCAATTGCAGGAGCTGGGCAGTCAGGGCCGAGGCAATATCGTTACGACTGCTCCTGTCCAGTCGCAGGGCAATGTGAACGGTGATCTGCTGGCTCAGCTTCTCCAGCGGGTGCAGACTTTGGAAGAACAGGTTCGCACGGTGCAGGGTCGTATCGACGATCTCGATAACCGCATGAAAACGCAGTCCGATGAGCTGGCCAAGCAGATGGAGGATCTGAAATATCAGCTGGGGGGGGCGAATGGTAGCAATGCCCCTTTAGCCGCACCCCGCGCTAGCGGGGCGCAGAGTGCTGAAAGCAGGCCGGTAACTGCGCCGCCGCCACAGACGGTGGCGCCGGCACCGACGCCCCAGCTTTCGTTGCAGGCAGGATATTCCGCACTGGCGCGTCGTGACTATGCAGCGGCCGAGGCAGCCGCGCAGCAGATTCTGAGTAATCCTCGCCATCCCCATGCGTATGATGCCCAGTATTTGTTGGCTCAGGCTTTGGCCGGACGACGGGACTGGCAACAGGCCGCCCTGACCTACGATACGGTCTATAAGCGCAACAAGACGGGGGCGCATGCGGCGGAATCCCTGCTTGGACTGGCCAATGCTCTGGGGGCTATCAATGAGAAACCAGCTGCTTGCGCGACGATTGCCAAACTTCAGAAGGAATTTCCTTCTGCTGCAACCGGTACCAATGTGAAGGCGGCCAGGCTCCGCTATGGCTGTTCCTGA
- the tilS gene encoding tRNA lysidine(34) synthetase TilS translates to MAVPENQQSGLETESRYHDRVTPSAFAEAMARIVPPVSQRVAVAVSGGSDSLALALLAARWQRSRGGSVLALVVDHGLRPESAFEAQLTLERLKTQKIEARLLRLTTLQRGSAIASRARAARYDALIGACRNEGIIDLLLGHHRQDQAETIWIRQQAGSAVMGLAGMALLREAADIRLLRPLLAFNKASLRNVVRDYGLDWVEDPSNHSPAAGRTQAREVVERDGPQQDQLLEMAHHAAMTRRVQEQTIAQELAATVSFLPEGYALVSGNTLSCPSLAAVLAAVSGRNYRPRHARLTPFQHGLRPMTLEGIRVLPAGRLPGDWLIVREHAAQQAPIVAKDRGLWDQRFRIHDPSGDAEAKGLSLGALGKDAKLFRSRDGLPSAILQTLPSWRHGEKLIAVPHLGILRSDPGATICLSPAQPATGALFQPAIMG, encoded by the coding sequence ATGGCTGTTCCTGAAAACCAGCAATCTGGCTTGGAGACTGAAAGTCGGTATCATGATCGGGTCACGCCATCCGCGTTCGCGGAGGCAATGGCCCGGATTGTGCCACCGGTATCGCAGCGGGTCGCTGTGGCGGTGTCCGGTGGATCGGATAGTCTGGCTCTCGCCCTGTTGGCAGCCAGGTGGCAGAGGTCCCGCGGTGGTTCGGTTCTGGCACTGGTGGTTGATCATGGACTCCGCCCGGAATCGGCTTTTGAAGCGCAGCTCACGCTGGAGCGGCTGAAAACACAAAAAATTGAAGCCCGTTTACTCCGGCTGACCACGCTCCAAAGGGGCAGCGCGATCGCAAGCCGAGCCAGAGCCGCCCGTTATGATGCGTTGATTGGCGCTTGCCGGAACGAAGGCATCATTGATCTTTTGCTGGGCCATCACCGGCAGGATCAGGCTGAAACGATATGGATCAGACAACAGGCCGGCAGTGCCGTCATGGGCCTGGCAGGAATGGCACTGCTCCGGGAAGCAGCTGATATCCGCCTGTTGCGTCCTCTACTTGCTTTCAACAAAGCGTCTCTGAGGAATGTGGTACGCGATTATGGTCTGGACTGGGTAGAAGATCCGTCCAATCACTCTCCTGCCGCAGGGCGCACACAGGCGCGAGAAGTCGTGGAGCGGGATGGCCCGCAGCAGGACCAGCTGCTGGAAATGGCCCATCACGCAGCCATGACCAGACGTGTGCAGGAGCAGACGATTGCACAGGAACTCGCTGCAACTGTGTCTTTTCTGCCCGAAGGATATGCGCTGGTCAGTGGAAACACTCTGTCATGTCCCTCCCTTGCGGCTGTTCTGGCGGCAGTCAGCGGAAGAAACTACCGCCCCCGTCATGCCCGGCTGACGCCTTTCCAGCATGGCTTGCGACCCATGACGTTGGAAGGCATCCGGGTGCTGCCTGCGGGCCGCCTGCCTGGAGACTGGCTGATCGTTCGTGAGCATGCTGCGCAACAGGCCCCCATTGTTGCAAAAGACAGAGGGCTTTGGGATCAGCGTTTCCGTATCCACGATCCGTCGGGAGATGCAGAGGCAAAAGGCTTGTCCCTCGGTGCGCTTGGCAAGGACGCGAAGCTGTTCCGCTCACGCGATGGCCTTCCTTCGGCCATTTTGCAGACACTCCCCAGCTGGCGGCATGGAGAGAAACTGATAGCGGTGCCGCATCTTGGTATCTTGAGAAGCGATCCGGGTGCGACAATTTGTCTCAGCCCGGCGCAGCCAGCCACTGGAGCCTTGTTTCAGCCTGCTATCATGGGCTGA
- the ftsH gene encoding ATP-dependent zinc metalloprotease FtsH, with protein sequence MGNFGRNLALWVVIALLLVVLFNQFQPGGGKPPEAQIAYSDFIGEVNGGRVRSVTIQGHNVSGSMTDGKAFQTYTPDDQSLVQHLTDKGIRVVAKPEDGDVSPFLHYLLSWFPFLLLIGVWVFFMRQMQSGGGRAMGFGKSRARMLTEKQGRVTFEDVAGIDEAKGELQEIVEFLKDPQKFQRLGGKIPKGVLLVGPPGTGKTLLARAIAGEANVPFFTISGSDFVEMFVGVGASRVRDMFEQGKKNAPCIIFIDEIDAVGRHRGAGLGGGNDEREQTLNQMLVEMDGFESNEGVILIAATNRPDVLDPALLRPGRFDRQVVVPNPDVAGREKILRVHMRKVPLASDVDPKVIARGTPGFSGADLANLVNEAALLAARLSRRTVSMAEFEDAKDKVMMGAERRSMVMSDAEKRMTAYHEAGHALCGIYEPDSDPLHKVTIIPRGRALGLTMNLPEGDRLSYSKSYLLAKLVLTMGGRVAEELIFGPNQVSNGASGDIKQATDISRRMITEWGMSDKLGMIAYGDNSQEVFLGHSVTQSKNISEHTAREIEAEVKQMIDRAYARAREILTQHIDELHLLAQGLLEYETLSGEESRMVMRGEKIEKKVVDEPMPETRRSSVPTTSRPATPPPGEGFGAATQPG encoded by the coding sequence ATGGGTAATTTCGGCCGTAACCTGGCCTTATGGGTGGTCATCGCTCTGCTTCTGGTTGTGCTGTTCAATCAGTTCCAGCCGGGTGGCGGAAAGCCGCCGGAAGCGCAGATCGCCTACTCGGACTTCATTGGCGAGGTTAATGGCGGTCGGGTACGGAGCGTCACGATCCAGGGACATAATGTGTCCGGTTCGATGACGGACGGCAAAGCATTCCAGACCTACACTCCCGATGACCAGAGTCTGGTGCAGCATCTGACCGACAAGGGTATCAGGGTGGTGGCCAAGCCGGAAGATGGGGATGTTTCGCCGTTCCTGCATTACCTGTTGTCATGGTTTCCGTTCCTGCTGCTGATTGGCGTATGGGTTTTCTTCATGCGCCAGATGCAGTCCGGTGGCGGGCGGGCCATGGGTTTTGGCAAATCTCGCGCCCGCATGCTGACCGAGAAGCAGGGGCGTGTAACCTTTGAGGATGTCGCCGGTATTGACGAAGCAAAGGGTGAGTTGCAGGAAATCGTTGAATTCCTGAAAGACCCACAGAAATTCCAGCGTCTGGGCGGCAAGATCCCCAAGGGTGTTCTGCTGGTCGGCCCTCCCGGCACTGGTAAAACGCTGCTGGCGCGCGCCATTGCCGGTGAGGCGAACGTTCCATTTTTTACGATTTCCGGGTCCGACTTTGTGGAAATGTTTGTCGGTGTCGGCGCCAGCCGTGTGCGTGACATGTTTGAGCAGGGCAAAAAAAATGCACCCTGCATTATTTTCATCGACGAGATCGATGCAGTCGGACGTCATCGTGGTGCCGGTCTGGGTGGGGGCAATGACGAGCGGGAGCAGACCCTGAACCAGATGCTGGTGGAGATGGACGGCTTCGAATCCAATGAAGGCGTCATTCTGATCGCTGCCACCAACCGTCCCGACGTGCTTGATCCGGCGCTGTTGCGTCCTGGTCGCTTCGATCGTCAGGTGGTCGTGCCGAATCCGGACGTGGCCGGGCGGGAGAAAATCCTTCGCGTGCATATGCGCAAGGTGCCGCTGGCCAGCGATGTCGATCCCAAGGTGATCGCACGCGGCACCCCCGGTTTTTCCGGTGCCGATCTCGCCAATCTGGTCAACGAGGCTGCGTTGCTGGCGGCGCGTCTGTCCCGCCGCACTGTCTCCATGGCCGAATTCGAGGATGCCAAAGACAAGGTCATGATGGGGGCTGAACGCCGCTCCATGGTCATGTCCGATGCCGAGAAGCGCATGACGGCCTATCATGAGGCAGGCCATGCGCTGTGCGGTATCTATGAGCCGGACAGTGATCCCCTGCACAAGGTCACTATTATTCCTCGTGGTCGGGCGCTTGGTCTGACCATGAACCTGCCGGAAGGCGACCGTCTGAGCTACTCCAAATCCTATTTGCTGGCGAAACTTGTGCTGACAATGGGTGGCCGTGTCGCGGAGGAGCTGATTTTCGGCCCCAATCAGGTGTCCAACGGTGCTTCCGGTGACATCAAGCAGGCTACGGACATCTCCCGCCGCATGATCACGGAATGGGGCATGAGCGATAAGCTCGGCATGATTGCTTACGGTGATAACAGCCAGGAGGTCTTTCTGGGTCATTCGGTGACCCAGTCCAAGAACATCTCCGAGCATACGGCCCGTGAAATCGAGGCCGAGGTCAAACAGATGATCGACCGTGCCTATGCGCGCGCAAGGGAAATCCTGACCCAGCATATCGATGAACTTCATCTGCTGGCCCAAGGTTTGCTGGAATATGAGACCCTGTCCGGTGAAGAAAGCCGCATGGTGATGCGCGGCGAGAAGATCGAAAAGAAAGTTGTGGATGAACCGATGCCGGAAACACGTCGGTCTTCTGTTCCCACAACAAGCCGTCCGGCGACGCCTCCACCCGGTGAAGGGTTTGGGGCAGCCACTCAGCCGGGCTGA